Proteins from a single region of Pseudomonas phenolilytica:
- the aroB gene encoding 3-dehydroquinate synthase, translating to MQTLQVDLGERSYPIEIGEQLLDRADLLSARIRGKQVAIVTNETVAPLYLDRLARSLSAFSVTPIILPDGEAHKNWQTLQLIFDGLLGARHDRGTTIVALGGGVIGDMAGYAAASYQRGVDFIQVPTTLLSQVDSSVGGKTGINHPLGKNMIGAFYQPRAVIIDTTTLGTLPARELSAGLAEVIKYGLICDAPFLGWLEAHIEGLRALDPQVLSEAIYRSCAAKARVVGADERESGVRAILNLGHTFGHAIETHQGYGAWLHGEAVSAGTVMALEMSRQLGWIETAERDRAIRLLVRAGLPVVPPQDMETSDFLRHMAVDKKVLDGKLRLVLLKKLGEAVVTGDFPRKALEDTLRVDYGALTQHLGA from the coding sequence ATGCAGACACTTCAGGTCGATCTCGGCGAGCGCAGTTATCCGATAGAAATTGGCGAGCAACTACTGGACCGCGCCGATTTGCTATCCGCTCGAATCCGCGGCAAGCAGGTGGCGATCGTCACCAACGAGACCGTTGCGCCGCTGTATCTGGATCGACTGGCGCGTTCGTTGAGTGCTTTCTCGGTCACGCCGATCATTCTTCCTGATGGCGAAGCCCACAAGAATTGGCAGACGTTGCAGCTGATCTTCGATGGCCTGCTCGGCGCGCGACATGACCGCGGTACCACGATCGTCGCGCTGGGCGGCGGTGTGATCGGCGATATGGCCGGCTATGCTGCGGCCAGCTATCAGCGGGGCGTCGACTTCATCCAGGTGCCGACGACCTTGTTGTCGCAGGTTGACTCTTCGGTCGGCGGCAAGACCGGGATCAATCATCCGCTGGGCAAGAACATGATCGGTGCGTTCTACCAACCACGCGCGGTGATCATCGATACGACTACGCTAGGCACATTGCCGGCTCGTGAGCTATCAGCCGGACTCGCGGAAGTGATCAAGTATGGCCTGATCTGCGATGCGCCTTTCCTAGGGTGGTTGGAGGCTCATATCGAAGGCCTGCGCGCGCTGGACCCGCAGGTGTTGAGCGAGGCCATCTACCGTTCCTGTGCCGCCAAGGCGCGCGTAGTGGGGGCGGACGAGAGGGAGTCGGGAGTCCGTGCCATTCTGAATCTGGGGCATACCTTTGGACATGCCATCGAGACACATCAGGGCTATGGTGCCTGGCTGCATGGTGAGGCAGTGTCGGCAGGCACGGTGATGGCGCTGGAGATGTCGCGCCAGCTGGGCTGGATCGAAACTGCTGAGCGTGACCGTGCGATCCGCCTCTTGGTGCGCGCGGGTTTGCCGGTCGTACCGCCGCAGGATATGGAGACGTCGGACTTCCTGCGGCACATGGCGGTCGACAAGAAGGTTCTCGACGGCAAGTTGCGGCTAGTGCTGCTCAAGAAGCTCGGTGAGGCCGTCGTGACTGGCGATTTTCCCCGGAAGGCGCTGGAAGACACGTTGCGCGTCGACTATGGGGCGCTGACGCAACATTTAGGAGCGTAA
- a CDS encoding AAA family ATPase: MTSLSADDSFLNHYGFSHDPFAARVPGFKFFPAQRKPVLGQLHHLARYSQLLLVVTGPQGSGKTLLRQALVASSNKQSVQSVVITPQETADAAAILQQVAQALNLQRSDFDAVMAQIVQLALTGQEVYLLVDDAERLTGAAIETLLRFAAGSPEARPHVFLFGEPALVGRLEALSDGPGERYHVIALQPYEEDETREYLAQRLEGAGSGLECLSEEQITRVHELAGGWPGAINEVAREELIEGMQANKKRSRAGGFSLPVPRKHLLAVLAVLVVVGLALLFRGAGERDAAAPSSTALPLGGAPAESPATGEAAIEFDGADRPAALPLTGDAQPVIREPLAAAAGGEQEDGATDMQSDVDSPRLMDPAPLPPAETTREPVMAPAPAPAPAPAPAPAPIAAPPVRTPVPAPAPKPAARAKTATNVAGGNWYASQPSGNYLLQILGTRSEQSAQAVIAKHGASYRYFIKQHQGKPLYVVTYGSFASRTAATAAIKSLPAELQSSKPWVRSLGSVQQEIRR; the protein is encoded by the coding sequence ATGACCAGTTTGTCTGCGGACGACTCGTTTCTGAATCATTACGGGTTCAGTCATGATCCTTTTGCCGCCCGTGTCCCGGGTTTCAAATTCTTTCCCGCTCAGCGCAAGCCTGTGCTGGGGCAGCTGCATCACCTGGCACGATACAGTCAGCTGCTATTGGTGGTGACCGGCCCGCAAGGGAGCGGCAAGACGCTGCTGCGCCAGGCGCTGGTCGCCAGCAGCAACAAGCAATCCGTGCAAAGCGTGGTGATTACGCCGCAGGAAACCGCAGATGCGGCCGCGATACTGCAGCAGGTGGCTCAGGCGCTGAACTTGCAGCGGAGCGATTTCGATGCGGTGATGGCGCAGATCGTCCAGTTGGCACTCACCGGCCAGGAGGTGTACCTGCTGGTCGATGATGCCGAGCGCCTCACCGGTGCGGCAATCGAGACACTGCTGCGCTTCGCGGCAGGCAGCCCGGAGGCACGGCCACACGTGTTTCTGTTTGGCGAGCCGGCGCTGGTTGGGCGGTTGGAGGCGCTCAGCGACGGACCGGGTGAGCGCTATCACGTCATCGCTCTGCAGCCTTACGAGGAGGACGAAACGCGTGAATACCTTGCTCAGCGTCTTGAGGGGGCGGGCAGTGGCCTGGAATGCCTGAGCGAGGAGCAAATCACGCGCGTTCATGAGCTGGCCGGCGGATGGCCTGGTGCAATTAACGAGGTTGCGCGAGAGGAACTGATCGAGGGTATGCAGGCGAACAAGAAGCGCTCGCGCGCTGGCGGTTTTTCCCTGCCTGTTCCGAGAAAACACCTGCTGGCAGTGCTTGCTGTGCTGGTCGTCGTTGGGCTGGCGTTGCTGTTTCGTGGCGCTGGGGAGCGGGATGCGGCGGCACCGAGCAGCACGGCGCTTCCGCTGGGCGGCGCACCGGCTGAATCACCAGCGACCGGTGAGGCCGCAATCGAGTTCGACGGTGCGGATCGGCCGGCGGCGCTGCCGCTGACAGGGGATGCCCAGCCGGTAATTCGTGAACCATTGGCCGCAGCAGCCGGAGGCGAGCAAGAGGATGGGGCGACCGACATGCAAAGCGATGTCGATTCACCCCGGCTGATGGATCCGGCGCCACTGCCACCGGCCGAGACGACACGCGAGCCTGTTATGGCACCGGCACCGGCACCGGCACCGGCACCGGCACCCGCACCCGCACCGATAGCGGCGCCTCCAGTTAGAACGCCCGTGCCGGCCCCGGCTCCTAAACCGGCGGCCCGGGCGAAGACGGCCACGAACGTGGCTGGAGGAAATTGGTACGCCAGCCAACCTAGCGGCAACTATCTGCTGCAGATTCTCGGAACGCGTAGCGAGCAGAGTGCGCAGGCGGTGATTGCCAAGCATGGTGCGAGCTACCGCTATTTCATCAAGCAGCACCAGGGTAAGCCGCTCTACGTAGTGACCTATGGCAGCTTCGCCAGCCGCACCGCAGCCACTGCGGCAATCAAGTCGCTACCGGCAGAACTGCAGTCGAGTAAACCGTGGGTTCGCAGCTTGGGTAGCGTCCAGCAGGAGATACGCAGGTAA
- the aroK gene encoding shikimate kinase AroK has translation MQNLILVGPMGAGKSTIGRLLAKELRLPFKDSDKEIEQRTGASIPLIFDVEGEGGFREREHAAIADLCMLNGVVLATGGGAVLREDNRRALRSGGQVVYLCTSVEQQLERTSRDRNRPLLQAADPRAVLETLMAVRDPLYREIADIVVETDERPPRLVVMEILDRLHALRHRESRGGTALS, from the coding sequence ATGCAGAATCTGATCCTCGTAGGCCCGATGGGAGCTGGCAAGAGCACCATCGGGCGTTTGCTTGCCAAAGAGTTGCGCTTGCCGTTCAAGGACTCGGACAAGGAGATCGAGCAGCGCACTGGCGCCAGTATCCCCCTGATTTTCGATGTGGAAGGTGAAGGCGGCTTCCGTGAGCGCGAGCACGCCGCCATTGCCGACCTTTGCATGTTGAACGGAGTAGTGCTGGCTACGGGTGGGGGCGCTGTGTTGCGGGAGGACAATCGTCGCGCATTGCGCTCCGGTGGACAGGTCGTTTATCTGTGCACGTCCGTGGAGCAGCAGCTGGAGCGAACTTCCAGGGATCGTAATCGTCCGCTCCTGCAGGCCGCAGATCCACGGGCTGTGTTGGAGACTCTCATGGCCGTTCGCGATCCGCTTTATCGAGAGATCGCTGACATCGTGGTGGAAACCGATGAGCGTCCGCCGCGACTGGTGGTGATGGAAATTCTCGATCGGCTTCACGCACTCCGGCACCGTGAAAGCCGTGGCGGAACTGCGCTATCCTAG